The following proteins are encoded in a genomic region of Alnus glutinosa chromosome 8, dhAlnGlut1.1, whole genome shotgun sequence:
- the LOC133874953 gene encoding uncharacterized protein LOC133874953 isoform X1, whose translation MAHVLSLSVSLSAAETHKGSPKPLKFAKRTREPKTPIYNPRKGSHNPSSKTQKLNSEVSPHRAVSAVRLMRIELGGAFADLLNEKGKGSGDNEMGYVERTLGFRTRGLDDRDLRLVTDIVGGTIRWRRFLDFLICSICHDENTFRRMEPLLLQILRIGFYEIVKLDMPQYAVVDENVRLAKVALRPGAGNMVNGILRKLVLLKESNSLPLPKVEGDERAQARALATLYSHPVWMVRRWTKYVGQEETIRLMTWNNSDPSFSLRANSGKGVSRADLVMQLNLLKFGFTTTKSSFWDLFCLSPTHTHTQHTLIESMVPHELSLHLDDFVRIKTGLQVVITAGLLKDGLCSVQDESAGMVVSVVDPQPGERIIDCCAAPGGKTLYMASQLSGQGMVSAIDINEGRLRIVKETAKLHQVDSVITTIHADLRTFAEKNPVKGDKVLLDAPCSGLGVLSKRADLRWNRKLEDIEQLKNLQDGLFDAASVLVKPGGVLIYSTCSIDPEENEERVAAFLLRHPEFSMDPVDRYVPPDFVTERGFYFSNPVKHSLDGAFAARLVRDL comes from the exons ATGGCTCACGTGCTGTCCCTCAGTGTAAGTCTCTCTGCAGCTGAGACCCACAAGGGTTCTCCAAAGCCACTGAAGTTCGCCAAGAGAACCCGGGAGCCGAAGACTCCCATTTACAATCCTAGGAAAG gTTCTCACAATCCCTCTAGCAAGACCCAGAAGCTTAATTCGGAGGTCTCACCCCATAGGGCAG TGTCTGCAGTGAGGTTGATGAGAATAGAGCTGGGTGGTGCTTTTGCTGACCTTTTGAATGAGAAAGGGAAGGGTTCTGGTGATAATGAGATGGGATATGTTGAAAGAACTCTCGGATTTCGTACCCGGGGGTTAGATGACCGGGATCTTAGATTG GTTACAGATATTGTTGGGGGAACCATCCGTTGGAGgagatttcttgattttttgaTCTGTTCTATATGCCATGATGAGAACACATTTAGAAGAATGGAGCCTCTTCTCTTACAG ATTCTCCGAATAGGTTTCTATGAGATTGTCAAGCTCGATATGCCACAATATGCTGTTGTAGATGAG AATGTGAGGCTTGCAAAGGTTGCCCTAAGACCTGGTGCTGGTAACATGGTCAATGGGATTCTGCGGAAGCTTGTTTTGCTGAAG GAAAGCAACTCTCTTCCTCTACCCAAAGTGGAGGGTGATGAACGTGCACAAGCACGTGCTCTTGCTACTCTGTATTCTCATCCTGTT TGGATGGTAAGGCGATGGACGAAGTATGTTGGGCAAGAAGAAACCATTAGATTGATGACCTGGAACAACAGTGATCCCAGTTTCAGCCTGAG GGCAAACAGTGGGAAAGGCGTTTCAAGAGCTGACCTTGTAATGCAGCTTAATCTGTTGAAG TTTGGATTTACAACTACTAAATCTTCATTTTGGGACCTGTTCTGTCTCTCTCCAACACACACGCACACGCAACACACACTCATAGAGAGCAtg GTTCCACATGAGCTTTCTTTGCATTTGGATGATTTTGTCCGTATTAAAACTGGGTTACAG GTTGTCATAACAGCTGGCTTACTCAAAGATGGTTTATGTTCCGTTCAGGACGAGAGCGCAG GAATGGTAGTTTCTGTTGTGGATCCTCAACCGGGTGAGAGAATAATTGATTGTTGTGCTGCTCCAGGAGGAAAGACTCTTTACATGGCATCCCAATTAAGTGGCCAGG GTATGGTATCTGCGATTGACATAAACGAGGGCCGGTTGAGAATCGTTAAAGAAACAGCCAAGTTGCACCAAGTAGATAGTGTCATCACCACCATCCATGCTGATCTTCGTACCTTTGCT GAGAAAAATCCAGTGAAGGGCGATAAGGTTTTGCTGGATGCTCCATGTTCCGGACTGGGTGTTCTCTCAAAG AGAGCGGACCTACGTTGGAACAGGAAATTAGAGGATATTGAACAACTGAAGAATTTACAGGATGGGCTCTTCGATGCAGCATCTGT aTTGGTAAAGCCTGGGGGAGTTTTAATATACAGTACCTGTTCCATAGACCCTGAAGAGAATGAAGAGAGGGTGGCTGCATTTCTTCTCAGGCATCCA GAATTTTCCATGGATCCAGTTGACAGATATGTACCACCTGATTTTGTAACGGAACGTGGTTTCTATTTCTCCAACCCAGTAAAACATTCGCTTGATGGGGCCTTTGCCGCTCGTCTTGTTCGAGATTTATAA
- the LOC133876025 gene encoding poly(A)-specific ribonuclease PARN isoform X2 — MNTHHRATRRALSRAFSRALASPFSTSSHKPSGAAFPLKHVTRSNFEPALGELRRHVRAADFVAIDLEMSGVTSAPWRESLEFDRSDVRYLKVKDSAEKFAVLQFGVCPFRWDPSTNSFVAHPHNFYVFQRHELPVDGPSFEFLCQTTSIDFLARYQFDFNVCIHEGISYLSRRQEHEAQRHLNGAYEDELSETWCNLKEVRDVQLNRMADILFSERIKNRFSEWRDGLLQDRNGGFQPQWNSTDSKQQFQTIFFKMRPALSLTGFTSHQFRLIQWVINKHFEDLTYVRVTGENLCSQQLVVYTESKDDIDLLMKEVKDERRRGAELKIQSAIGFRHVIDLLSSEQKLIVGHNCFLDIAHVYSKFLGPLPLTAEEFVSSINKYFPHIVDTKILLNANYVLQQRMKKSSTSLSSAFARLCPHIALGSESKGLAFLQPVQVEVQVDDMRTSNWNAGAKHEAGYDAFMTGCIFAQACSHLGIDFKLHSPSENLAHNEKLCKQINHLYLSWTNGDIIDLSTGKIEEPLGTKNPKKQYSKILFENIVLIWGFPSKLKAQEIRQCISKVFGPTSVTSVYHLDESAVFVQFSKTGFVSDFLVLKETLERSDGPISVLHPLAKLLEGGNTRAASYEIYKEICSSPISEVLFADQAEAVGIKWKTEVIEPKLAGESQENQSFREDEEISNVPKSTENSKHKVEKDILSGHYEIIDSLYTAEANQM; from the exons ATGAACACGCACCACCGTGCCACCAGGAGGGCACTCTCACGTGCGTTCTCACGTGCCTTAGCCAGCCCATTCTCAACCTCGTCGCATAAACCCTCCGGCGCCGCCTTTCCTCTGAAGCACGTGACGAGGTCGAACTTCGAGCCGGCGCTGGGCGAACTGCGGCGGCACGTGCGGGCGGCGGACTTCGTGGCCATCGACCTGGAGATGAGCGGCGTTACCAGCGCGCCGTGGCGCGAGTCCCTGGAGTTCGACCGCTCCGACGTGCGCTACCTCAAGGTCAAGGACTCCGCCGAGAAATTTGCTGTCCTGCAGTTCGGCGTCTGCCCCTTCCGCTGGGACCCTTCCACCAACTCCTTCGTCGCTCACCC GCACAATTTCTATGTGTTTCAGCGTCACGAGCTGCCGGTCGATGGCCCTTCTTTCGAGTTTCTCTGCCAGACCACGTCCATTGACTTCTTAGCTAGATACCAGTTTGATTTCAATGTATGCATACATGAAG gaataTCTTATTTATCCAGACGACAAGAACATGAAGCACAAAGACATTTGAATGGGGCATACGAGGATGAGTTATCAGAAACATGGTGTAACCTGAAAGAAGTTAGAGATGTACAATTGAACCGCATGGCTGACATTCTGTTCAGTGAACGAATTAAGAACAGATTCAGCGAATGGCGCGATGGGTTATTACAGGATAGAAATGGAGGGTTCCAACCTCAGTGGAACTCAACTGACTCAAAGCAACAATTTCAAACCATTTTCTTTAAGATGCGTCCAGCTCTTAGTCTGACTGGGTTTACTTCTCATCAGTTTAGGTTAATTCAATGG GTCATTAACAAGCATTTCGAAGATCTTACTTATGTTCGTGTGACTGGTGAGAATTTATGCTCACAACAACTAGTAGTGTATACAGAATCCAAGGATGACATAGACTTGCTTATG AAAGAGGTGAAAGATGAGCGTCGCCGAGGAGCAGAGTTGAAAATCCAATCTGCAATTGGGTTTCGCCATGTTATTGACCTCCTTTCCTCAGAGCAGAAGTTGATTGTTGGTCACAATTGCTTTCTTG ATATTGCACATGTATACAGCAAATTCTTAGGTCCTCTTCCTTTGACTGCGGAAGAATTTGTCTCCTCCATTAACAAGTACTTTCCCCACATTGTTGACACCAAAATACTCTTGAATGCCAATTATGTACTCCAACAACGGATGAAGAAGTCCAGCACATCACTATCTTCAGCATTTGCCCGCTTGTGTCCACATATTGCTCTTGGTTCTGAAAGCAAGGGGCTGGCTTTTCTCCAACCTGTGCAAGTGGAGGTTCAAGTGGATGATATGAG GACCTCCAACTGGAACGCTGGAGCCAAGCATGAAGCTGGGTATGATGCTTTTATGACAGGATGTATCTTTGCCCAGGCTTGCAGTCATCTAGGCATTGATTTTAAACTCCATTCACCGTCTGAAAATTTAGCCCATAATGAAAAGCTCTGTAAGCAAATCAACCATTTATATCTCAGTTGGACTAATGGAGACATTATTGATTTAAGTACTGGTAAGATTGAAGAGCCTTTGGGAACTAAGAATCCCAAAAAGCAATACTCAAAGATTCTGTTTGAGAACATTGTTTTAATCTGGGGATTCCCATCCAAACTCAAGGCACAGGAGATAAGACAATGCATCTCTAAAGTCTTCGGCCCAACCTCTGTAACTTCTGTCTACCACTTGGATGAATCTGCAGTGTTTGTTCAATTCAGCAAGACAGGGTTTGTCTCTGACTTTCTGGTTCTCAAGGAAACTTTAGAGAGAAGTGATGGTCCAATCTCAGTTTTGCATCCTCTTGCAAAACTTTTGGAAGGTGGAAACACTCGTGCCGCTAGTTATGAAATTTATAAAGAGATTTGCAGCTCACCCATTTCTGAAGTCTTGTTTGCCGATCAGGCAGAGGCTGTTGGTATTAAATGGAAGACTGAAGTGATAGAACCCAAGCTAGCAGGGGAGAgccaagaaaatcaaagttttaGAGAAGACGAAGAAATAAGTAATGTTCCTAAATCTACCGAAAATTCCAAGCACAAAGTGGAAAAAGATATATTATCTGGCCATTATGAGATCATAGATTCTTTATATACCGCCGAAGCCAATCAG ATGTGA
- the LOC133874953 gene encoding uncharacterized protein LOC133874953 isoform X2, translated as MAHVLSLSVSLSAAETHKGSPKPLKFAKRTREPKTPIYNPRKGSHNPSSKTQKLNSEVSPHRAVSAVRLMRIELGGAFADLLNEKGKGSGDNEMGYVERTLGFRTRGLDDRDLRLVTDIVGGTIRWRRFLDFLICSICHDENTFRRMEPLLLQILRIGFYEIVKLDMPQYAVVDENVRLAKVALRPGAGNMVNGILRKLVLLKESNSLPLPKVEGDERAQARALATLYSHPVWMVRRWTKYVGQEETIRLMTWNNSDPSFSLRANSGKGVSRADLVMQLNLLKVPHELSLHLDDFVRIKTGLQVVITAGLLKDGLCSVQDESAGMVVSVVDPQPGERIIDCCAAPGGKTLYMASQLSGQGMVSAIDINEGRLRIVKETAKLHQVDSVITTIHADLRTFAEKNPVKGDKVLLDAPCSGLGVLSKRADLRWNRKLEDIEQLKNLQDGLFDAASVLVKPGGVLIYSTCSIDPEENEERVAAFLLRHPEFSMDPVDRYVPPDFVTERGFYFSNPVKHSLDGAFAARLVRDL; from the exons ATGGCTCACGTGCTGTCCCTCAGTGTAAGTCTCTCTGCAGCTGAGACCCACAAGGGTTCTCCAAAGCCACTGAAGTTCGCCAAGAGAACCCGGGAGCCGAAGACTCCCATTTACAATCCTAGGAAAG gTTCTCACAATCCCTCTAGCAAGACCCAGAAGCTTAATTCGGAGGTCTCACCCCATAGGGCAG TGTCTGCAGTGAGGTTGATGAGAATAGAGCTGGGTGGTGCTTTTGCTGACCTTTTGAATGAGAAAGGGAAGGGTTCTGGTGATAATGAGATGGGATATGTTGAAAGAACTCTCGGATTTCGTACCCGGGGGTTAGATGACCGGGATCTTAGATTG GTTACAGATATTGTTGGGGGAACCATCCGTTGGAGgagatttcttgattttttgaTCTGTTCTATATGCCATGATGAGAACACATTTAGAAGAATGGAGCCTCTTCTCTTACAG ATTCTCCGAATAGGTTTCTATGAGATTGTCAAGCTCGATATGCCACAATATGCTGTTGTAGATGAG AATGTGAGGCTTGCAAAGGTTGCCCTAAGACCTGGTGCTGGTAACATGGTCAATGGGATTCTGCGGAAGCTTGTTTTGCTGAAG GAAAGCAACTCTCTTCCTCTACCCAAAGTGGAGGGTGATGAACGTGCACAAGCACGTGCTCTTGCTACTCTGTATTCTCATCCTGTT TGGATGGTAAGGCGATGGACGAAGTATGTTGGGCAAGAAGAAACCATTAGATTGATGACCTGGAACAACAGTGATCCCAGTTTCAGCCTGAG GGCAAACAGTGGGAAAGGCGTTTCAAGAGCTGACCTTGTAATGCAGCTTAATCTGTTGAAG GTTCCACATGAGCTTTCTTTGCATTTGGATGATTTTGTCCGTATTAAAACTGGGTTACAG GTTGTCATAACAGCTGGCTTACTCAAAGATGGTTTATGTTCCGTTCAGGACGAGAGCGCAG GAATGGTAGTTTCTGTTGTGGATCCTCAACCGGGTGAGAGAATAATTGATTGTTGTGCTGCTCCAGGAGGAAAGACTCTTTACATGGCATCCCAATTAAGTGGCCAGG GTATGGTATCTGCGATTGACATAAACGAGGGCCGGTTGAGAATCGTTAAAGAAACAGCCAAGTTGCACCAAGTAGATAGTGTCATCACCACCATCCATGCTGATCTTCGTACCTTTGCT GAGAAAAATCCAGTGAAGGGCGATAAGGTTTTGCTGGATGCTCCATGTTCCGGACTGGGTGTTCTCTCAAAG AGAGCGGACCTACGTTGGAACAGGAAATTAGAGGATATTGAACAACTGAAGAATTTACAGGATGGGCTCTTCGATGCAGCATCTGT aTTGGTAAAGCCTGGGGGAGTTTTAATATACAGTACCTGTTCCATAGACCCTGAAGAGAATGAAGAGAGGGTGGCTGCATTTCTTCTCAGGCATCCA GAATTTTCCATGGATCCAGTTGACAGATATGTACCACCTGATTTTGTAACGGAACGTGGTTTCTATTTCTCCAACCCAGTAAAACATTCGCTTGATGGGGCCTTTGCCGCTCGTCTTGTTCGAGATTTATAA
- the LOC133876025 gene encoding poly(A)-specific ribonuclease PARN isoform X1 encodes MNTHHRATRRALSRAFSRALASPFSTSSHKPSGAAFPLKHVTRSNFEPALGELRRHVRAADFVAIDLEMSGVTSAPWRESLEFDRSDVRYLKVKDSAEKFAVLQFGVCPFRWDPSTNSFVAHPHNFYVFQRHELPVDGPSFEFLCQTTSIDFLARYQFDFNVCIHEGISYLSRRQEHEAQRHLNGAYEDELSETWCNLKEVRDVQLNRMADILFSERIKNRFSEWRDGLLQDRNGGFQPQWNSTDSKQQFQTIFFKMRPALSLTGFTSHQFRLIQWVINKHFEDLTYVRVTGENLCSQQLVVYTESKDDIDLLMKEVKDERRRGAELKIQSAIGFRHVIDLLSSEQKLIVGHNCFLDIAHVYSKFLGPLPLTAEEFVSSINKYFPHIVDTKILLNANYVLQQRMKKSSTSLSSAFARLCPHIALGSESKGLAFLQPVQVEVQVDDMRTSNWNAGAKHEAGYDAFMTGCIFAQACSHLGIDFKLHSPSENLAHNEKLCKQINHLYLSWTNGDIIDLSTGKIEEPLGTKNPKKQYSKILFENIVLIWGFPSKLKAQEIRQCISKVFGPTSVTSVYHLDESAVFVQFSKTGFVSDFLVLKETLERSDGPISVLHPLAKLLEGGNTRAASYEIYKEICSSPISEVLFADQAEAVGIKWKTEVIEPKLAGESQENQSFREDEEISNVPKSTENSKHKVEKDILSGHYEIIDSLYTAEANQVRANNL; translated from the exons ATGAACACGCACCACCGTGCCACCAGGAGGGCACTCTCACGTGCGTTCTCACGTGCCTTAGCCAGCCCATTCTCAACCTCGTCGCATAAACCCTCCGGCGCCGCCTTTCCTCTGAAGCACGTGACGAGGTCGAACTTCGAGCCGGCGCTGGGCGAACTGCGGCGGCACGTGCGGGCGGCGGACTTCGTGGCCATCGACCTGGAGATGAGCGGCGTTACCAGCGCGCCGTGGCGCGAGTCCCTGGAGTTCGACCGCTCCGACGTGCGCTACCTCAAGGTCAAGGACTCCGCCGAGAAATTTGCTGTCCTGCAGTTCGGCGTCTGCCCCTTCCGCTGGGACCCTTCCACCAACTCCTTCGTCGCTCACCC GCACAATTTCTATGTGTTTCAGCGTCACGAGCTGCCGGTCGATGGCCCTTCTTTCGAGTTTCTCTGCCAGACCACGTCCATTGACTTCTTAGCTAGATACCAGTTTGATTTCAATGTATGCATACATGAAG gaataTCTTATTTATCCAGACGACAAGAACATGAAGCACAAAGACATTTGAATGGGGCATACGAGGATGAGTTATCAGAAACATGGTGTAACCTGAAAGAAGTTAGAGATGTACAATTGAACCGCATGGCTGACATTCTGTTCAGTGAACGAATTAAGAACAGATTCAGCGAATGGCGCGATGGGTTATTACAGGATAGAAATGGAGGGTTCCAACCTCAGTGGAACTCAACTGACTCAAAGCAACAATTTCAAACCATTTTCTTTAAGATGCGTCCAGCTCTTAGTCTGACTGGGTTTACTTCTCATCAGTTTAGGTTAATTCAATGG GTCATTAACAAGCATTTCGAAGATCTTACTTATGTTCGTGTGACTGGTGAGAATTTATGCTCACAACAACTAGTAGTGTATACAGAATCCAAGGATGACATAGACTTGCTTATG AAAGAGGTGAAAGATGAGCGTCGCCGAGGAGCAGAGTTGAAAATCCAATCTGCAATTGGGTTTCGCCATGTTATTGACCTCCTTTCCTCAGAGCAGAAGTTGATTGTTGGTCACAATTGCTTTCTTG ATATTGCACATGTATACAGCAAATTCTTAGGTCCTCTTCCTTTGACTGCGGAAGAATTTGTCTCCTCCATTAACAAGTACTTTCCCCACATTGTTGACACCAAAATACTCTTGAATGCCAATTATGTACTCCAACAACGGATGAAGAAGTCCAGCACATCACTATCTTCAGCATTTGCCCGCTTGTGTCCACATATTGCTCTTGGTTCTGAAAGCAAGGGGCTGGCTTTTCTCCAACCTGTGCAAGTGGAGGTTCAAGTGGATGATATGAG GACCTCCAACTGGAACGCTGGAGCCAAGCATGAAGCTGGGTATGATGCTTTTATGACAGGATGTATCTTTGCCCAGGCTTGCAGTCATCTAGGCATTGATTTTAAACTCCATTCACCGTCTGAAAATTTAGCCCATAATGAAAAGCTCTGTAAGCAAATCAACCATTTATATCTCAGTTGGACTAATGGAGACATTATTGATTTAAGTACTGGTAAGATTGAAGAGCCTTTGGGAACTAAGAATCCCAAAAAGCAATACTCAAAGATTCTGTTTGAGAACATTGTTTTAATCTGGGGATTCCCATCCAAACTCAAGGCACAGGAGATAAGACAATGCATCTCTAAAGTCTTCGGCCCAACCTCTGTAACTTCTGTCTACCACTTGGATGAATCTGCAGTGTTTGTTCAATTCAGCAAGACAGGGTTTGTCTCTGACTTTCTGGTTCTCAAGGAAACTTTAGAGAGAAGTGATGGTCCAATCTCAGTTTTGCATCCTCTTGCAAAACTTTTGGAAGGTGGAAACACTCGTGCCGCTAGTTATGAAATTTATAAAGAGATTTGCAGCTCACCCATTTCTGAAGTCTTGTTTGCCGATCAGGCAGAGGCTGTTGGTATTAAATGGAAGACTGAAGTGATAGAACCCAAGCTAGCAGGGGAGAgccaagaaaatcaaagttttaGAGAAGACGAAGAAATAAGTAATGTTCCTAAATCTACCGAAAATTCCAAGCACAAAGTGGAAAAAGATATATTATCTGGCCATTATGAGATCATAGATTCTTTATATACCGCCGAAGCCAATCAGGTTAGAGCTAATAACTTGTAA